The following are encoded together in the Naumannella cuiyingiana genome:
- a CDS encoding alpha/beta hydrolase family protein translates to MDEQQARRARAAEEDANARLRADAVPPGPVRAYGEDPDELVEVFGPADGPAVVFVHGGFWRPATDRAHARTTARALGDAGYAVHLAEYPRTPGDPDRTLTSLTRLAGTPAAGYGRGVDTLGEATWLGHSAGGHLVLWLAARGLIAEAIALAPVADLAAAREQGLGRGAVAAFFGDGDLARWDPRSLAGADGPGRVTVLHGTDDVTVPIEQGRAFPESLVELPGAHHFDVIDPESPHFREVVARLPRGGPAPSTQE, encoded by the coding sequence ATGGACGAGCAGCAGGCGCGCCGGGCCAGGGCCGCCGAGGAGGACGCGAACGCGCGACTGCGCGCGGACGCGGTGCCGCCCGGGCCGGTGCGGGCCTACGGGGAGGATCCCGACGAGCTGGTGGAGGTCTTCGGCCCCGCCGACGGCCCTGCCGTGGTCTTCGTGCACGGCGGCTTCTGGCGGCCGGCCACCGACCGGGCCCACGCCCGCACCACGGCGCGCGCGCTCGGCGATGCCGGGTACGCGGTGCACCTCGCCGAGTATCCGCGAACACCCGGCGACCCGGACCGCACACTGACCTCACTGACCCGGTTGGCGGGTACGCCGGCCGCCGGATACGGGCGCGGGGTGGACACGCTCGGCGAGGCGACCTGGCTCGGGCACTCCGCCGGCGGCCACCTGGTGTTGTGGCTCGCCGCGCGCGGCCTGATCGCGGAGGCGATCGCGCTGGCGCCCGTCGCGGATCTGGCCGCGGCCCGGGAGCAGGGGCTCGGCCGCGGGGCCGTCGCGGCCTTCTTCGGCGACGGTGATCTTGCCCGCTGGGACCCTCGGTCGTTGGCAGGCGCCGACGGCCCGGGTCGGGTCACCGTCCTGCACGGGACCGACGACGTGACGGTGCCGATCGAGCAGGGCCGGGCCTTCCCGGAGTCCCTGGTCGAGCTGCCCGGCGCCCACCACTTCGACGTGATCGATCCCGAGTCACCGCACTTTCGCGAGGTCGTGGCCCGGCTGCCCCGCGGCGGCCCCGCACCGTCGACGCAGGAGTAG
- the rpsD gene encoding 30S ribosomal protein S4 encodes MARYTGPLTKKSRRLGTDLVGNDKAFERRPYPPGMHGRGRTKESEYLLQMREKQKARYAYGVLEKQFRRYYEEANRLTGRTGDVLLRILESRLDNVIYRAGFANTRRQARQLVNHGHFEVNGKKVNIPSYRVSPHDVITVREKSTDLHPLVVARETHGEREVPGWLEARTDPMMILVHALPKREQIAVDVQEQLIVELYSKVS; translated from the coding sequence ATGGCTCGTTACACCGGCCCGCTGACCAAGAAGTCGCGTCGTCTCGGCACCGACCTGGTCGGCAACGACAAGGCCTTCGAGCGCCGCCCCTACCCGCCGGGTATGCACGGCCGCGGCCGCACCAAGGAGTCGGAGTACCTGCTCCAGATGCGGGAGAAGCAGAAGGCCCGCTACGCCTACGGCGTGCTGGAGAAGCAGTTCCGCCGCTACTACGAGGAGGCCAACCGGCTCACCGGGCGCACCGGCGACGTGCTGTTGCGCATCCTCGAGTCCCGGCTGGACAACGTGATCTACCGCGCCGGCTTCGCCAACACCCGCCGCCAGGCCCGCCAGTTGGTCAACCACGGCCACTTCGAGGTCAACGGCAAGAAGGTCAACATCCCCTCCTACCGGGTCAGCCCGCACGATGTGATCACCGTGCGCGAGAAGTCGACCGACCTGCACCCGCTGGTCGTCGCCCGCGAGACCCATGGCGAGCGCGAGGTCCCGGGCTGGCTGGAGGCCCGCACCGACCCGATGATGATCTTGGTGCACGCGCTGCCGAAGCGCGAGCAGATCGCCGTCGACGTCCAGGAGCAACTGATCGTCGAGCTCTACTCCAAGGTGAGCTGA
- the rplQ gene encoding 50S ribosomal protein L17 has translation MPTPTKGPRLGGSPAHERIILDNLASQLFEHGKITTTEAKAKRVRPLAEKLITKAKRGDLAARRQVLTHVRDKSVVHVLFTEIAPALAGRDGGYTRIIKVGPRKGDNAPMAVIEIVTESVEESRNAKSGAKPAKKAAAKKAPAKKAAAAPAAAEEETTEESNAKAAALAAAEVDTAADESAEAAADETATEDAAAEEAAEVKDYGKGSFRGETPPEGFAIKGNEDSMKFHTPESRWYDQTVAEVWFDSEESAEAAGFSKAG, from the coding sequence ATGCCTACCCCCACCAAGGGTCCCCGCCTGGGCGGCAGCCCGGCACACGAGCGGATCATCCTGGACAACCTGGCCAGCCAGTTGTTCGAGCACGGGAAGATCACCACGACCGAGGCAAAGGCGAAGCGGGTACGCCCGCTCGCCGAGAAGCTGATCACCAAGGCCAAGCGCGGTGATCTTGCCGCCCGCCGGCAGGTGCTGACCCACGTCCGGGACAAGTCCGTCGTGCACGTCCTGTTCACCGAGATCGCCCCGGCCCTCGCCGGGCGCGACGGCGGCTACACCCGGATCATCAAGGTCGGGCCGCGCAAGGGCGACAACGCCCCGATGGCCGTGATCGAGATCGTCACCGAGTCGGTCGAGGAGTCCCGCAACGCGAAGTCGGGCGCCAAGCCCGCCAAGAAGGCCGCCGCCAAGAAGGCACCGGCCAAGAAGGCCGCCGCCGCGCCGGCCGCTGCCGAGGAGGAGACGACCGAGGAGAGCAACGCCAAGGCCGCCGCACTCGCGGCCGCCGAGGTCGACACCGCCGCCGACGAATCTGCCGAGGCCGCCGCCGACGAGACCGCGACCGAGGACGCCGCCGCCGAGGAGGCCGCCGAGGTCAAGGACTACGGCAAGGGCTCCTTCCGCGGCGAGACCCCGCCGGAGGGCTTCGCGATCAAGGGCAACGAGGACTCGATGAAGTTCCACACCCCGGAGTCGCGCTGGTACGACCAGACGGTCGCCGAGGTCTGGTTCGACTCCGAGGAGTCCGCCGAGGCCGCCGGCTTCAGCAAGGCCGGCTGA
- a CDS encoding peptidoglycan-binding protein: MTAPTTPRRLGRRIFAGLGAAALSTGVLLGGLSTAPTATAAPAPAEQTAASTDIRTAQINLRGLDYYHDAVDGENGTNTLAAVRAFQTDACIEVDGSYGPQTAAAVSAKIKQVQARVGIDQDGSYGTATTEAVRKYQTAKGLKADGIAGPETMRSMGISRTDCEAPTTDERVKKILALAEQQVGIVAGPDAQKFFYGEWSHLDTTNRETGNWCAGFVSWVTSKQLGLHPYNMVGVRHYRAKAEANDEMSFVGQARPGDFAVYDWDNNGVWDHIGIVKTVNGASFTTIEGNTSGPKAKSQVAERNRGTDQGYDVEFIRLK; the protein is encoded by the coding sequence ATGACCGCTCCCACGACGCCGCGCCGCCTCGGCCGGCGCATCTTCGCCGGGCTCGGCGCCGCGGCCCTGAGCACCGGCGTACTGCTCGGCGGCCTGTCGACCGCGCCCACCGCGACCGCTGCGCCGGCGCCGGCCGAGCAGACCGCGGCCTCGACCGACATCCGCACCGCCCAGATCAATCTGCGCGGCCTGGACTACTACCACGACGCCGTCGACGGCGAGAACGGTACGAACACCTTGGCCGCCGTCCGCGCCTTCCAGACCGATGCCTGCATCGAGGTGGACGGTTCCTACGGGCCGCAGACCGCAGCGGCCGTGTCGGCGAAGATCAAGCAGGTGCAGGCACGGGTCGGCATCGACCAGGACGGCTCCTACGGGACCGCGACGACGGAGGCGGTGCGCAAGTACCAGACCGCCAAGGGCCTCAAGGCCGACGGGATCGCCGGCCCCGAGACGATGCGCAGCATGGGCATCTCGCGGACCGACTGCGAGGCGCCGACGACCGACGAGCGGGTCAAGAAGATCCTGGCGCTCGCCGAGCAGCAGGTCGGCATCGTGGCCGGCCCGGATGCCCAGAAGTTCTTCTACGGCGAGTGGTCGCACCTGGACACCACGAACCGCGAGACGGGCAACTGGTGCGCGGGCTTCGTGTCCTGGGTCACCAGCAAGCAGCTCGGCCTCCACCCCTACAACATGGTCGGGGTACGCCACTACCGGGCCAAGGCCGAAGCGAACGACGAGATGAGCTTCGTCGGCCAGGCCCGCCCCGGCGACTTCGCCGTCTACGACTGGGACAACAACGGGGTCTGGGACCACATCGGCATCGTGAAGACGGTCAACGGGGCGTCGTTCACGACCATCGAGGGCAATACCTCCGGGCCGAAGGCGAAGTCCCAGGTCGCCGAGCGCAACCGCGGCACCGACCAGGGCTACGACGTGGAGTTCATTCGCCTGAAGTGA
- a CDS encoding glutaminase: protein MRSPIPDYLTQVLDTCGGDTSGAPADYIPELRDADPDRLGVSLCTVDGAVYDVGDTADEISIQSVSKPFAYALAVIDRGLEAVLQKIDVEPSGDAFNEISLDPATGRPRNPMINAGAIAAHALIDGDNLDARVERFREFAGRLAGRELTVDEAVFASEMSEAYRNRALANLLRSRGIVEGDPEDAVRGYIRQCSINVTAHDLSVMAATLAAGGVQPLTGEQVIPPRVNRQVLSVMTTCGMYDAAGDWVTSVGIPAKSGVSGVLIGALPGQVGLATFSPRLDAHGNSVRGVQIFERLSDDMGMHMMEAPQPARSVMRSRRDDADSAVFELQGSVQFPQAERMLRALVEQPITEPRAVFDLTRVFAVNDVGLRMLQEGRRRLEADGIEVIVDDPDGVYLGKADDA, encoded by the coding sequence GTGAGGTCACCGATTCCGGACTATCTGACCCAGGTGCTCGACACCTGCGGCGGCGACACCTCCGGCGCGCCGGCCGACTACATTCCCGAACTGCGCGACGCCGACCCCGACCGGCTCGGCGTCTCGCTGTGCACCGTCGACGGTGCCGTCTACGACGTCGGCGACACCGCCGACGAGATCAGCATCCAGTCGGTGTCCAAGCCGTTCGCCTACGCGCTGGCGGTCATCGATCGCGGGCTGGAGGCCGTGCTGCAGAAGATCGATGTGGAGCCGTCGGGGGATGCGTTCAACGAGATCTCGCTGGACCCCGCCACCGGGCGGCCGCGCAATCCGATGATCAATGCGGGCGCGATCGCCGCACATGCCCTGATCGACGGCGACAATCTCGATGCGCGCGTGGAGCGCTTCCGCGAGTTCGCCGGCCGGCTGGCCGGGCGCGAGCTGACCGTGGACGAGGCGGTGTTCGCCTCCGAGATGTCCGAGGCGTACCGCAACCGCGCCCTGGCCAATCTGCTGCGCTCGCGCGGCATCGTCGAGGGCGACCCCGAGGACGCCGTGCGCGGCTACATCCGGCAGTGTTCGATCAACGTCACCGCGCACGACCTGTCGGTGATGGCGGCGACGCTGGCGGCCGGCGGCGTCCAGCCGCTCACCGGGGAGCAGGTGATCCCGCCGCGGGTGAACCGGCAGGTGCTGAGCGTGATGACGACCTGTGGGATGTACGACGCGGCCGGCGACTGGGTGACCAGCGTCGGCATCCCGGCCAAGAGCGGGGTGTCGGGGGTGCTGATCGGCGCGCTGCCCGGGCAGGTCGGACTGGCGACGTTCTCGCCGAGGCTGGATGCGCACGGCAACAGCGTCCGCGGGGTGCAGATCTTCGAGCGGCTGTCGGACGACATGGGCATGCACATGATGGAGGCGCCGCAGCCCGCGCGGTCGGTGATGCGGTCCCGGCGCGACGATGCCGACAGCGCGGTCTTCGAGCTTCAGGGCAGCGTCCAGTTCCCGCAGGCGGAGCGGATGTTGCGCGCGCTGGTCGAGCAACCGATCACCGAGCCGCGCGCGGTGTTCGACCTGACCCGGGTCTTCGCCGTCAACGATGTCGGGCTGCGGATGCTGCAGGAAGGTCGGCGCCGGTTGGAGGCCGACGGCATCGAGGTGATCGTCGACGACCCGGACGGGGTCTATCTCGGCAAGGCGGACGACGCCTGA
- a CDS encoding DNA-directed RNA polymerase subunit alpha: protein MLIAQRPALSEEKVDEFRSRFVIEPLEPGFGYTLGNSLRRTLLSSIPGAAVTSIKIEGNLHEFSTIEGVVEDVTEIILNLKALVVSSEEDEPVVMYLRKSGAGAVTAADIAPPAGVEIHNPELHIATLNDNGRLEMELVVERGRGYVSAVQNKGFENEIGRIPVDSIYSPVLKVTYKVEATRVEQRTDFDKLIVDVETKPAIRPRDAVASAGRTLVELFGLAHELNTEAEGIEIGPSPVDEQLAADLALPVEDLNLTVRSYNCLKREGIHTVGELVSRSEQDLLDIRNFGSKSIDEVKLKLAEMGLSLKDSAPGFDPLTAIGRYDDEDTEGDERGDADFAETEQY from the coding sequence ATGCTGATCGCACAGCGCCCCGCACTGTCCGAGGAGAAGGTCGACGAGTTCCGTTCGCGGTTCGTCATCGAGCCGCTGGAGCCCGGCTTCGGCTACACCCTGGGCAACTCCCTGCGCCGCACCCTGCTGTCGTCCATCCCGGGCGCCGCGGTGACGAGCATCAAGATCGAGGGCAACCTGCACGAGTTCTCCACCATCGAGGGCGTCGTCGAGGATGTGACCGAGATCATCCTCAACCTGAAGGCGCTGGTCGTCTCCTCCGAGGAGGACGAGCCCGTCGTCATGTACCTGCGCAAGTCCGGCGCCGGTGCCGTCACCGCCGCCGACATCGCGCCGCCGGCCGGGGTCGAGATCCACAACCCCGAGCTGCACATCGCGACCCTGAACGACAACGGCCGCCTGGAGATGGAGCTGGTCGTCGAGCGCGGCCGCGGCTATGTCTCCGCCGTGCAGAACAAGGGCTTCGAGAACGAGATCGGCCGGATCCCGGTCGACTCGATCTACTCCCCGGTGCTCAAGGTCACCTACAAGGTCGAGGCCACCCGCGTCGAGCAGCGCACCGACTTCGACAAGCTGATCGTCGACGTCGAGACCAAGCCGGCCATCCGTCCGCGCGACGCGGTCGCCTCGGCCGGGCGTACCCTCGTCGAGCTGTTCGGCCTCGCGCACGAGCTGAACACCGAGGCCGAGGGCATCGAGATCGGCCCGTCGCCGGTCGACGAGCAGCTCGCCGCGGACCTGGCCCTGCCGGTCGAGGACCTGAACCTCACCGTGCGGTCCTACAACTGCCTCAAGCGCGAGGGCATCCACACCGTGGGCGAGCTGGTCTCGCGCTCGGAGCAGGACCTGCTCGACATCCGCAACTTCGGCTCCAAGTCGATCGACGAGGTCAAGCTGAAGCTGGCCGAGATGGGCCTGTCGCTGAAGGACAGCGCGCCCGGCTTCGACCCGCTGACCGCGATCGGTCGCTACGACGACGAGGACACCGAGGGCGACGAGCGCGGCGACGCCGACTTCGCCGAGACCGAGCAGTACTGA
- the kynA gene encoding tryptophan 2,3-dioxygenase produces the protein MSNTRDIESGIHTDFASEMSYGSYLDLDTLLSAQHPVSRPEHHDELLFIIQHQTTELWFKLVLHELRSASALLRADEFRESLKRIARVKHIQRTLTEQWSVLATLTPTEYAEFRGFLGHSSGFQSWQYRAVEFALGNKHRGMLNVHRADPDAHALLTELLEAPSLYDEFLRALARRGYAIPAEVLDRDVTLAHTPNAELTEVFVEIYANAHDHWDVYEACEELVDLEDNFQLWRFRHLKTVQRTIGMKTGTGGSSGVGFLQRALDLTFFPELFSVRTEIGA, from the coding sequence GTGAGCAACACCCGAGACATCGAGTCCGGCATCCACACCGACTTCGCCAGCGAGATGAGCTATGGCTCCTATCTCGATCTGGACACCCTGCTGTCGGCCCAGCATCCGGTCAGCCGGCCCGAGCATCACGATGAGCTGCTGTTCATCATCCAGCACCAGACCACCGAGCTGTGGTTCAAGCTGGTGCTGCACGAGCTGCGCTCGGCCTCCGCGCTGCTGCGGGCCGATGAGTTCCGCGAGTCGCTGAAGCGGATCGCCCGGGTGAAGCACATCCAGCGCACGCTGACCGAGCAGTGGTCGGTGCTGGCCACCCTGACCCCGACCGAGTACGCCGAGTTCCGCGGCTTCCTCGGTCACTCCTCGGGATTCCAGTCCTGGCAGTACCGCGCCGTCGAGTTCGCCCTCGGCAACAAACATCGCGGCATGCTCAACGTGCACCGCGCCGACCCCGACGCCCATGCCCTGCTGACCGAGTTGTTGGAGGCGCCGAGCCTGTACGACGAGTTCCTGCGCGCGCTCGCGCGTCGGGGGTACGCCATCCCGGCCGAGGTGCTCGACCGCGATGTCACCCTCGCGCACACGCCGAACGCGGAACTGACCGAGGTCTTCGTCGAGATCTATGCCAACGCCCATGATCACTGGGACGTCTACGAGGCGTGCGAGGAGCTGGTCGACCTGGAGGACAACTTCCAGCTCTGGCGCTTCCGGCACCTGAAGACAGTGCAGCGCACGATCGGGATGAAGACCGGCACCGGGGGATCGTCCGGCGTCGGCTTCCTGCAGCGCGCGCTCGACCTCACGTTCTTCCCCGAGCTGTTCTCGGTACGCACGGAGATCGGCGCGTGA
- a CDS encoding aminotransferase class V-fold PLP-dependent enzyme: MRAAELDAADPLAQFGAEFLPAEGVSAYLDGNSLGRPLRASAERVQELINGAWGTGLIRSWDEQWMAEPLRLGDELGRVVLGAGPGQTMIGDSTTVLLYKWLRAAVALDPRRSRIVLDTENFPTDRYLAAAVARETGAELVWLRPDPAAGVSPEQVADAVDGRTAVVLLSHVAYKSAWLADLPAITAIAHEAGALVLWDLCHSAGVVGVALDAADVDLAVGCSYKFLNGGPGAPAFGYVAARLQDRLEQPITGWMGHADPFAMGPDYRPATGMRRFVSGTPPILGMAPIADMIRLIERAGLPAIREKSIKLGEYVIAEVDARLAGLGVRVASPRDPERRGAHVTLAHPAFREIYRALWGEGVIPDFREPDGIRLGLSPLSTSFAEVEAALDAIERQLR; the protein is encoded by the coding sequence GTGAGGGCCGCCGAGCTCGACGCCGCGGACCCATTGGCGCAGTTCGGCGCGGAGTTCCTGCCGGCCGAGGGGGTGTCGGCCTATCTCGACGGCAACTCGCTCGGCCGGCCGCTGCGGGCCAGCGCGGAGCGCGTGCAGGAGTTGATCAACGGTGCCTGGGGGACCGGGCTGATCCGCTCCTGGGACGAACAGTGGATGGCGGAGCCGCTGCGGCTGGGCGACGAGCTCGGACGGGTGGTGCTCGGCGCCGGACCCGGGCAGACCATGATCGGAGACTCGACGACAGTGCTGCTCTACAAGTGGTTGCGGGCGGCGGTGGCGCTCGACCCGCGGCGCAGCAGGATCGTGCTCGACACCGAGAACTTCCCCACCGATCGCTATCTGGCCGCCGCGGTCGCGCGGGAGACGGGCGCCGAGCTGGTCTGGCTGCGACCGGATCCGGCGGCCGGGGTCAGCCCCGAGCAGGTCGCCGACGCCGTCGACGGGCGTACCGCCGTGGTGTTGTTGAGCCACGTCGCCTACAAATCGGCCTGGCTGGCCGATCTGCCGGCGATCACCGCCATCGCACACGAGGCCGGCGCGCTGGTGTTGTGGGACCTGTGTCACTCGGCCGGGGTGGTCGGGGTCGCTCTCGATGCCGCTGATGTCGATCTTGCGGTCGGCTGCAGCTACAAGTTCCTGAACGGCGGCCCGGGCGCACCCGCCTTCGGCTATGTCGCGGCACGGCTGCAGGATCGGCTGGAGCAGCCGATCACCGGCTGGATGGGGCATGCGGACCCGTTCGCGATGGGCCCGGACTATCGGCCGGCCACCGGGATGCGCCGCTTCGTCAGCGGTACGCCGCCGATCCTCGGGATGGCGCCGATCGCCGACATGATCAGGCTGATCGAGCGGGCCGGATTGCCGGCGATCCGGGAGAAGTCGATCAAGCTCGGCGAGTACGTGATCGCCGAGGTGGACGCCCGCCTCGCCGGCCTCGGGGTGCGGGTCGCCTCGCCCCGCGATCCGGAGCGCCGCGGTGCGCACGTGACGCTCGCGCACCCGGCATTCCGAGAGATCTACCGGGCGCTGTGGGGCGAGGGGGTCATCCCCGACTTCCGCGAGCCCGACGGCATCCGGCTCGGCCTGTCGCCGCTGAGCACCAGCTTCGCCGAGGTCGAGGCCGCCCTCGACGCGATCGAGCGCCAGCTCCGCTGA